The following proteins are co-located in the Nitrososphaerota archaeon genome:
- a CDS encoding MarR family transcriptional regulator produces MGGAKKKPLASMEKAQRKEAEEAQQKRKEVKREQQSKQLGTLQMKMSEEQILNTLAPLKAITVYAAAKALGVKASVASATLRSLYQKGLLRKEGGFSGHPIYALNQRT; encoded by the coding sequence ATGGGCGGGGCAAAGAAGAAGCCTCTAGCGAGTATGGAGAAGGCGCAACGTAAAGAGGCGGAGGAGGCTCAGCAGAAACGCAAAGAGGTTAAGCGTGAGCAGCAGAGCAAACAGCTAGGCACACTACAAATGAAGATGAGCGAAGAGCAGATTCTGAACACATTAGCGCCGTTGAAAGCTATCACAGTCTACGCTGCGGCAAAAGCGCTTGGCGTAAAAGCTTCTGTGGCGTCAGCCACATTAAGAAGCCTCTATCAGAAAGGGCTGCTGAGAAAAGAGGGCGGTTTCAGCGGGCACCCTATCTACGCTCTTAACCAGCGCACCTAG
- a CDS encoding PadR family transcriptional regulator → MIPNVDINISREIRYRCVRSFLDFIILGLIKKKPISGYDVITYIYDRFQILLSPGTVYPTLSTLEEQGYITSFNEARKRLYALTKKGESIINQMAIEYLKCYVQLDTLSRLLLGSNLTDTTLMV, encoded by the coding sequence CTGATACCGAACGTAGATATCAATATAAGCAGAGAAATAAGATATAGATGTGTAAGGAGCTTCCTCGACTTCATAATCCTGGGTCTTATCAAAAAGAAGCCCATCTCAGGCTACGATGTAATAACCTACATCTACGATAGATTCCAAATACTACTAAGCCCAGGAACAGTATACCCTACCCTAAGCACCCTAGAAGAACAAGGCTACATAACCAGCTTTAACGAAGCTAGAAAGCGGCTCTATGCGCTAACCAAGAAAGGTGAAAGCATCATAAACCAGATGGCGATAGAGTATCTGAAATGCTACGTTCAGCTCGATACCCTATCTAGGCTTCTGCTAGGCAGCAACCTTACCGACACTACTTTGATGGTCTAG
- a CDS encoding sulfurtransferase TusA family protein, translated as MAEIKVSRTVDARGSFCPGPLMELIRAVKEAQIGEVIEVLSSDQGSKRDIPLWVSKAGHILLSITEKEGYTSFLVKKAK; from the coding sequence ATGGCTGAAATAAAGGTAAGCAGAACCGTAGATGCGAGAGGCAGCTTCTGCCCAGGTCCTCTAATGGAGCTTATTAGAGCTGTGAAAGAAGCGCAGATAGGAGAGGTTATAGAAGTCCTTTCATCAGACCAGGGATCTAAGCGGGACATACCTCTTTGGGTTTCAAAGGCGGGGCATATTCTTCTCAGCATCACCGAAAAAGAAGGCTACACCTCATTCCTAGTGAAGAAAGCTAAGTAA
- a CDS encoding winged helix-turn-helix transcriptional regulator — MENTLNKRIYHMQAEICKALANPIRIEILNLLKTGEKTVTELANLVGVNQANLSQHLTILRSKKIVEAKRVGNSVYYSLANPRIIEACNLLKQILQEQLEAESKLIPFKQ; from the coding sequence ATGGAGAATACGCTTAACAAGCGCATCTACCATATGCAAGCGGAGATATGTAAGGCTCTCGCAAATCCTATTCGAATCGAGATCCTTAATCTGCTTAAGACGGGAGAGAAGACTGTTACAGAACTTGCAAACCTCGTTGGGGTAAATCAAGCCAATTTATCTCAGCACTTAACCATACTTAGAAGTAAGAAGATTGTAGAAGCTAAAAGAGTCGGTAACAGCGTTTACTACTCATTAGCCAACCCAAGGATAATCGAAGCCTGTAACCTCCTCAAGCAGATCTTACAAGAACAGTTAGAAGCAGAAAGTAAACTCATTCCATTTAAACAGTAA
- a CDS encoding peroxiredoxin: protein MVEKLSMIVFSGTVDKLYPVSILASGAVAMGMDVEIFITFWGLNAFRKDQIKQNTKISKDFEEMGEAMMKMMQAKNVPSWYDILKQAKSVGNVKIHACSMTMDLMGMTKEHLDDIVDDVVGVGSFIDIAKDSKITLFI, encoded by the coding sequence ATGGTTGAGAAATTGAGTATGATCGTCTTTTCTGGTACAGTAGACAAACTCTATCCAGTCAGCATCCTAGCTTCTGGTGCGGTAGCTATGGGTATGGATGTAGAGATCTTCATAACATTCTGGGGGTTAAACGCCTTCCGCAAAGATCAGATCAAACAGAACACGAAGATAAGCAAAGACTTTGAAGAAATGGGTGAGGCTATGATGAAGATGATGCAGGCTAAGAATGTACCATCCTGGTATGATATCTTAAAGCAGGCAAAAAGTGTTGGTAATGTTAAGATACACGCCTGCTCGATGACTATGGATCTGATGGGGATGACCAAGGAGCATCTGGACGACATTGTTGACGATGTAGTTGGAGTGGGAAGCTTCATAGACATAGCCAAGGACTCCAAAATAACCCTCTTCATCTAA
- a CDS encoding metallophosphoesterase: protein MTRIFFATDIHGSQRCFMKFVNAAKVYRVDHLILGGDITGKMVIPIIEKGSFYEATYFGNTYKLQSNQLTEFEKFVADTGNYAYRTSEKEMEELRSDREKLETLFKRLILTRLDNWLNTIKERLKPMGVKVYISGGNDDFYEVEQVLKSSPYIINPEGAVVDIDGHEMITSGYSNITPWRCPRDISEEELAEKIESMTSKLHEPTRAIFNLHVPPFNSGIDLAPKLDENLRPIVGATGTPEMIPVGSTAVRAAIERYQPLLGLHGHIHESRGFAKIGVTLCINPGSEYSEGILRGAFIELKQEGIKQYLLTEG, encoded by the coding sequence TTGACACGCATATTCTTCGCTACAGACATCCATGGCTCCCAAAGATGTTTCATGAAGTTTGTAAATGCAGCCAAAGTTTATAGAGTAGATCACCTCATTCTAGGTGGAGATATAACTGGAAAGATGGTTATACCTATAATCGAAAAAGGAAGCTTCTACGAAGCAACATATTTTGGCAACACCTATAAGCTTCAATCCAACCAGCTCACAGAATTCGAGAAATTCGTAGCAGATACGGGGAACTATGCTTATAGAACATCCGAGAAAGAGATGGAAGAGCTAAGAAGTGATCGAGAGAAGCTCGAGACATTATTCAAGAGGCTCATATTAACAAGACTAGATAACTGGCTAAATACTATTAAGGAGAGGTTGAAACCGATGGGCGTTAAGGTATATATCTCCGGGGGTAACGACGACTTCTACGAAGTAGAGCAGGTTTTAAAGAGCTCCCCATACATCATCAATCCAGAGGGAGCTGTGGTGGATATCGATGGTCACGAGATGATAACATCCGGTTACTCAAATATCACACCTTGGAGGTGCCCAAGGGATATTTCAGAAGAGGAGCTTGCTGAGAAGATAGAGAGCATGACCTCAAAGCTCCATGAGCCAACACGAGCTATCTTCAACCTCCATGTACCACCTTTTAATTCCGGCATAGATCTTGCACCCAAGCTGGATGAAAACCTCAGACCTATTGTGGGCGCGACTGGAACGCCTGAGATGATTCCTGTGGGTTCTACTGCAGTAAGGGCAGCTATCGAGCGTTATCAGCCCCTTTTAGGTCTTCACGGCCATATTCATGAGTCAAGGGGCTTTGCTAAGATAGGGGTAACCCTATGTATAAATCCGGGAAGTGAATATTCAGAGGGTATTCTGCGGGGAGCCTTTATTGAGCTGAAGCAGGAGGGTATTAAACAATATCTTCTAACAGAAGGATGA
- a CDS encoding NAD(P)/FAD-dependent oxidoreductase: MDTSGLPLKKILVLGGGVGGTIVANIVARRLKGNAEVTVVDKSGKHVYQPGFVYVAFAEERVNNIVKDERSLLNKNVKLIMKEAVKIDPRDRKVLLADGEHLDYDYLVIATGSRIVPEEVKGLREGAHHFYEADAAEELRQALKNFNGGKVVVGVGGLPYKCPPAPAEAACQLDYYFAKRGIRDKVQIEFLSPLPRVFPLESVSPFVTKIFEEKQIAYRTFFNVDYVDPRAKKVYSLEGESVDYDLLILVPPHRGAKVIEDSGLGDRGGWVPTDKYTLKAKGFNDIYVVGDATDIPISKAGATAHYEAKVVAENIVAQIKGYGDLRVYDGKVRCFCDAGFKKGISLSFDYTHPPKPPSTLTRSAYLGKVILNKLYWWTVPSGRF, from the coding sequence ATCGACACAAGTGGTTTACCGTTGAAGAAAATTTTGGTTTTAGGAGGCGGCGTTGGAGGCACAATAGTGGCTAACATCGTAGCCAGGAGATTAAAAGGGAACGCAGAAGTCACGGTGGTAGATAAGTCTGGGAAGCACGTTTATCAACCCGGATTTGTATATGTTGCTTTCGCCGAAGAGCGGGTCAATAATATCGTTAAAGATGAGAGGAGTCTTCTAAACAAGAATGTTAAGCTTATTATGAAAGAGGCTGTTAAGATAGATCCTAGGGATCGTAAAGTGCTTTTAGCCGATGGTGAACACTTAGACTACGACTACTTAGTGATAGCGACTGGTTCACGAATCGTTCCTGAAGAGGTTAAGGGTTTGAGAGAGGGTGCGCATCACTTCTACGAGGCTGATGCGGCTGAAGAACTCCGTCAGGCGTTAAAGAACTTTAACGGAGGTAAGGTTGTTGTCGGTGTGGGTGGTTTGCCTTATAAGTGCCCGCCAGCGCCAGCAGAGGCTGCTTGTCAACTCGACTACTACTTTGCAAAAAGAGGGATACGCGATAAGGTGCAGATAGAATTCCTCTCTCCACTACCTAGAGTCTTCCCATTGGAGTCGGTCAGCCCATTTGTGACAAAGATCTTTGAGGAGAAGCAGATAGCATACCGAACCTTTTTCAACGTGGATTACGTTGATCCACGAGCAAAGAAGGTGTATTCTTTGGAAGGTGAATCGGTGGACTACGATCTGTTGATCCTTGTGCCTCCACATAGAGGGGCTAAGGTTATTGAAGATTCTGGTTTAGGTGATCGAGGCGGCTGGGTTCCTACTGACAAATACACGCTTAAAGCAAAGGGTTTTAATGACATTTATGTGGTTGGGGATGCGACCGATATTCCTATTTCAAAAGCAGGGGCGACAGCTCACTATGAAGCTAAAGTGGTTGCTGAAAACATCGTAGCGCAGATAAAAGGTTATGGTGATCTTAGAGTGTATGATGGTAAGGTTCGCTGTTTCTGTGATGCTGGGTTTAAAAAAGGAATCTCGCTATCATTTGACTACACACACCCACCTAAGCCACCTTCAACTCTAACTCGAAGCGCCTACCTAGGAAAGGTAATACTTAACAAGCTCTATTGGTGGACCGTTCCCTCAGGTAGGTTCTAA
- a CDS encoding RidA family protein has translation MVEIKRYPLYYAGRRMHWAKGAVAGGFVFLAGTEGIDPETLKPVEGIKAQTRLALEKIKQRLEEMGSSLSNIVKLTYYIAGEFPEGIVASQKYQEMAEARDAFFRENGIDPSDIPSDLIGVTALGRKGMEIEIAAIAVLP, from the coding sequence TTGGTGGAGATAAAGAGGTATCCTCTCTATTATGCTGGGCGGCGTATGCATTGGGCGAAGGGTGCCGTCGCTGGAGGGTTTGTTTTCCTCGCGGGAACCGAAGGAATCGATCCTGAGACATTAAAGCCTGTTGAAGGTATAAAGGCGCAGACGAGATTGGCATTGGAGAAGATCAAGCAGAGACTGGAGGAGATGGGATCTTCACTCTCCAACATCGTAAAGCTGACCTACTACATAGCTGGGGAATTTCCAGAAGGCATCGTAGCTTCTCAAAAGTACCAGGAAATGGCAGAGGCAAGAGACGCATTCTTCAGAGAGAATGGTATCGACCCATCAGATATACCATCAGATCTAATAGGCGTGACGGCGCTAGGTCGGAAGGGCATGGAGATAGAGATTGCAGCCATAGCGGTACTTCCTTGA